A region from the Aliarcobacter thereius LMG 24486 genome encodes:
- the rnpA gene encoding ribonuclease P protein component, with product MSCLSKEYRLNTQKEFNKLYKSGKSWHTLSFVAFFIPNNKFKLAFVASKKIGNAVARNSAKRRLRATLLGYEKSLKEGSYIFVAKKEIENKKFLELKKDFNFALKRLEVLK from the coding sequence ATTAGCTGTTTAAGCAAAGAGTATAGATTAAATACTCAAAAAGAGTTTAACAAACTCTATAAAAGCGGCAAAAGTTGGCATACGCTAAGCTTTGTCGCTTTTTTTATTCCAAATAATAAATTCAAATTAGCTTTTGTTGCATCAAAAAAGATAGGAAATGCAGTAGCTAGAAATAGTGCAAAAAGAAGATTAAGAGCCACATTGCTTGGATATGAAAAAAGTTTAAAAGAGGGAAGCTATATTTTTGTAGCAAAAAAAGAGATAGAAAATAAAAAGTTTCTTGAACTAAAAAAAGATTTTAACTTCGCATTAAAAAGACTAGAAGTTCTTAAATGA
- the yidD gene encoding membrane protein insertion efficiency factor YidD gives MKAISKAFIRFYQKYISILSYGSCRYYPTCSQYALWQLDNNGFFKSIFYTILRILKCNQLFDGGFDYPVVKGALKFKNIKYKKIKVIYWYVPLKNNRYLVVKNREWKRDNE, from the coding sequence ATGAAAGCTATATCAAAGGCTTTTATCAGATTTTATCAAAAATACATTTCAATTTTATCATATGGTTCGTGTAGATACTATCCAACTTGTTCGCAATATGCATTATGGCAATTAGATAATAATGGTTTTTTTAAGTCTATTTTTTATACAATATTACGAATTTTAAAGTGTAATCAACTTTTTGATGGAGGATTTGATTATCCAGTAGTAAAAGGTGCTCTTAAATTTAAAAATATCAAGTATAAAAAAATAAAAGTAATATATTGGTATGTACCTTTGAAAAACAATAGATATTTAGTAGTAAAAAACAGGGAGTGGAAGAGAGATAATGAGTAA
- the yidC gene encoding membrane protein insertase YidC codes for MSNYNQNSGMQRRMIVMTVLVFVFFIAYEFLVLKPKQEERALQAQTEQEQKANSAPDVQTVQSVDNSVNSNTAIAPAVIDNSKIVTKITSDKNIIEIDNLGRVAQVTLLESKYKDEYGKNLTLFLANQLKPLEVRFQDANLNQEAFNVDVVASLSSIDASTEAQELTLTQKLSSTTLTKKFTFYPDGHYDLEVSSTNDKQFFITNGYRPEVIVDMYAVHGFMAKLNDDSLETIEDGDIKAQKTITGAKFISNFDRYYATVIYNFKNSMQVTLMPDNDKNPQAFIHAGTNIEFSGWMGPKNHKELAALDPELVDVIDYGWFTFIAKPMFILLQFLQGYIGNWGWTIVVLTILIKLVLYPLSYKGMMSMQKLKELAPKMKEIQAKHKDDKQKQSMAMMELYKKHGANPMGGCLPLLLQIPVFFAIYRVLINSIELKGSEWILWIDDLALKDPFFVLPILMGLTMYIQQKITPNTMQDEMQKKIFQLLPIIFTFFFLWFPAGLTLYWFVNNVFTIAQQYTINRIFEKKKAISKI; via the coding sequence ATGAGTAATTACAATCAAAATAGTGGTATGCAAAGACGAATGATCGTTATGACAGTTTTAGTTTTTGTATTTTTTATAGCATATGAATTTTTGGTTTTAAAGCCAAAACAAGAAGAGAGAGCTTTACAAGCACAAACAGAACAAGAACAAAAGGCAAATAGTGCTCCAGATGTTCAAACTGTACAAAGTGTTGATAATAGTGTAAATAGTAATACAGCTATTGCACCAGCTGTTATTGATAATTCAAAAATAGTTACAAAAATAACAAGTGATAAAAACATTATTGAAATAGATAATTTAGGAAGAGTTGCACAAGTAACACTTCTTGAAAGCAAATACAAAGATGAATATGGAAAAAATCTTACTCTATTTTTGGCAAATCAATTAAAACCTCTTGAAGTTAGATTTCAAGATGCAAACTTAAATCAAGAGGCTTTTAATGTTGATGTAGTTGCAAGTTTGTCTTCAATTGATGCAAGTACAGAAGCACAAGAACTTACTTTAACTCAAAAATTAAGTAGTACAACTCTTACAAAGAAATTTACTTTTTATCCAGATGGGCATTATGATTTAGAAGTAAGCTCTACAAATGATAAACAATTTTTTATAACAAATGGATATAGACCTGAAGTTATAGTTGATATGTATGCTGTTCATGGATTTATGGCAAAATTAAATGATGATAGTTTAGAAACTATTGAAGATGGAGATATTAAAGCTCAAAAAACTATTACAGGAGCAAAGTTTATATCAAATTTTGATAGATATTATGCAACAGTAATTTATAACTTCAAAAATTCAATGCAAGTTACACTTATGCCTGATAATGATAAAAACCCACAAGCATTTATTCATGCTGGAACAAATATAGAGTTTAGTGGATGGATGGGACCAAAAAACCATAAAGAACTAGCAGCATTAGATCCTGAGCTTGTAGATGTTATTGATTATGGATGGTTTACATTTATTGCAAAACCTATGTTTATATTACTTCAATTTTTACAAGGATATATTGGAAATTGGGGATGGACTATTGTTGTTCTTACGATTTTAATTAAACTTGTTCTTTATCCTTTATCATACAAAGGTATGATGAGTATGCAAAAACTTAAAGAACTTGCTCCAAAAATGAAAGAGATTCAAGCTAAACATAAAGATGATAAACAAAAACAATCTATGGCTATGATGGAACTTTATAAAAAACATGGTGCAAATCCAATGGGAGGATGTTTACCTCTACTTTTACAAATTCCAGTATTTTTTGCTATATATAGGGTTTTAATTAACTCTATTGAATTAAAAGGTTCAGAGTGGATTTTATGGATTGATGACTTAGCATTAAAAGACCCTTTCTTTGTATTACCAATATTAATGGGACTTACAATGTATATCCAACAAAAAATTACACCAAATACAATGCAAGATGAGATGCAAAAGAAGATTTTCCAATTGTTACCAATTATATTTACATTCTTCTTCTTATGGTTCCCAGCAGGATTAACACTTTATTGGTTTGTAAATAATGTATTTACTATCGCTCAACAATATACTATAAATAGAATATTTGAGAAGAAAAAAGCTATAAGTAAAATCTAA
- a CDS encoding Jag N-terminal domain-containing protein → MKKFEANSLEEVYDLAKQEFKCSITELVIEVIQQPTKGFLGFGKKKAIICAYCKENSNDSSNRQRTYKTKDIKIEDTNKKIKESYSNDKEKIEEDKISYEYQAPSVEKKEKIFDNFYNSDADLEISKIIMKKSKEEIVKEVKDGVELLFAKTCFKIDEIKVGYYDEETIFIEFYGEDSALLIGKEGYRYKALSYILFNWINEKYGLMLRLEVAEFLKNQEAAIYLYLEPIIELIKEKGSFKTKPLDGILVHIALKKLREEFPLKYVAVKTNIKGEKYVLVNEYKSKED, encoded by the coding sequence ATGAAAAAGTTTGAGGCAAATAGTTTAGAAGAAGTTTATGATTTAGCTAAACAAGAGTTTAAATGCTCTATTACTGAGTTGGTTATTGAAGTTATTCAACAACCAACTAAAGGTTTTTTAGGTTTTGGAAAGAAAAAAGCTATTATTTGTGCATATTGTAAAGAGAACTCTAATGATAGTTCAAATAGACAAAGAACTTATAAAACAAAAGATATAAAAATAGAAGACACAAATAAAAAGATAAAAGAGTCTTACTCAAATGATAAAGAGAAAATAGAAGAAGATAAAATTAGCTATGAGTATCAAGCTCCAAGTGTAGAAAAAAAAGAGAAAATATTTGACAATTTTTATAATAGTGATGCAGATTTAGAGATTTCAAAAATTATTATGAAAAAGAGTAAAGAAGAGATTGTAAAAGAGGTAAAAGATGGAGTTGAGCTTCTTTTTGCAAAAACTTGTTTTAAAATTGATGAGATAAAAGTTGGATATTATGATGAAGAAACAATATTTATAGAATTTTATGGAGAAGATTCAGCTTTATTAATTGGTAAAGAAGGATATAGATATAAAGCTTTATCATATATTTTATTTAATTGGATAAATGAAAAATATGGATTAATGCTAAGATTAGAGGTTGCAGAGTTTTTAAAGAACCAAGAAGCAGCAATTTATCTATATTTAGAACCAATTATTGAATTAATAAAAGAGAAAGGTAGTTTTAAAACTAAACCTCTTGATGGAATTTTAGTACATATTGCTCTTAAAAAGCTAAGAGAAGAGTTTCCTTTAAAATATGTTGCAGTAAAAACAAATATAAAAGGTGAAAAATATGTTCTTGTAAATGAGTACAAGAGTAAAGAGGATTAA
- the mnmE gene encoding tRNA uridine-5-carboxymethylaminomethyl(34) synthesis GTPase MnmE, with the protein MYLDDTIIAIATPLGLGSISIIRVSGKEALNIAKKISKKEELLPRYATLSYLYDEKNNPIDEAIVIYFPNPNSFTGEDIVEFQLHGGVAITDMIFNLILSYGARIANAGEFSKRAFLNGKIDLSKAEAISKIIEAKSQNAVKLLARQLKGELKEFVEDIREDLLFMLAYTEVSIDYAEEDLPTDIFEKIEEKISKIVIKLENSLSASKRREGLIEGFKIAIIGKPNVGKSSLLNKLLNYDRAIISNIAGTTRDTIEESIKIGSHIIKIVDTAGIREDTDDFIEKIGIEKSIKSIEDANIVLALFDNSEKQSKEDLKILDILEENRDKKIIKILNKCDLENRFSKELLKDFISLSAQNSIDELSQKLENILNDSIGEDELTLVSKRQIQSVENTLENINSAKNPLQSGELEFFAHYINEALLEISNITRPYDNDQMLDVMFGEFCLGK; encoded by the coding sequence TTGTATTTAGATGATACAATTATAGCTATTGCTACACCTTTAGGTCTTGGCTCTATAAGTATTATTAGAGTTTCTGGTAAAGAGGCTCTTAATATTGCAAAAAAAATCTCTAAAAAAGAAGAATTACTTCCTAGATATGCTACTTTATCATATCTTTATGATGAAAAAAATAATCCAATAGATGAAGCTATTGTTATATATTTTCCAAATCCAAACTCTTTTACAGGAGAAGATATTGTTGAGTTTCAACTTCACGGTGGAGTTGCTATAACAGATATGATATTTAATCTAATATTATCTTATGGTGCTAGAATTGCAAATGCTGGAGAGTTTTCAAAAAGAGCTTTTTTAAATGGGAAAATTGATTTAAGTAAAGCAGAAGCTATTTCAAAAATAATTGAAGCAAAGAGTCAAAATGCTGTAAAACTTCTTGCTAGACAACTTAAAGGCGAACTTAAAGAGTTTGTTGAAGATATTAGAGAAGATCTACTTTTTATGCTTGCATATACAGAAGTTTCTATTGATTATGCAGAAGAAGATTTACCCACAGATATTTTTGAAAAGATTGAAGAGAAAATATCAAAAATTGTAATAAAACTTGAAAATAGTTTGAGTGCAAGTAAAAGAAGAGAAGGGCTTATTGAAGGTTTTAAAATAGCAATTATTGGTAAGCCAAATGTTGGGAAATCTAGTCTTTTGAATAAACTTTTAAACTATGATAGAGCAATTATTTCAAATATAGCTGGAACTACAAGAGATACGATTGAAGAGAGCATAAAAATAGGATCACATATTATAAAAATTGTTGATACGGCTGGAATTAGAGAAGATACAGATGATTTTATTGAGAAAATTGGTATCGAAAAATCTATCAAAAGTATAGAAGATGCAAATATTGTTTTAGCTTTATTTGATAATAGTGAAAAACAAAGTAAAGAAGATTTAAAGATACTTGATATTTTGGAAGAGAATAGAGATAAAAAGATAATAAAAATTTTAAATAAATGTGATTTAGAAAATAGATTTTCTAAAGAACTTTTAAAAGACTTCATCTCTTTAAGTGCTCAAAATAGTATAGATGAATTAAGTCAAAAGTTAGAAAATATTTTAAACGATTCTATTGGAGAAGATGAGTTAACATTGGTATCCAAAAGACAAATTCAAAGTGTTGAAAATACTTTAGAAAATATAAATTCTGCTAAAAACCCACTTCAAAGTGGTGAGCTTGAATTTTTTGCTCATTATATAAATGAAGCTTTACTTGAAATATCAAATATCACAAGACCATATGATAATGATCAGATGTTAGATGTAATGTTTGGTGAATTTTGTTTAGGAAAATAG
- a CDS encoding SixA phosphatase family protein yields MKKLFITVHSSSKEENPQDYDYDTDLSQKGLEDTLKMAKHFSSLNQNIDLIVASPAIRTRKTADIFAENLNYKKTIMLNEVLYMAFVNELIETITYTYDSVDNLLVIGHNPSLTALAVTLLGFKERVENGAILQINFDCDSWIDIDKSNAKLVKYIKIGDI; encoded by the coding sequence ATGAAAAAACTATTTATTACAGTACATTCAAGTTCAAAAGAAGAAAATCCACAAGATTATGACTATGATACAGATTTAAGCCAAAAAGGCTTAGAAGATACATTAAAAATGGCTAAGCACTTCTCTTCATTAAATCAAAATATAGATTTAATAGTTGCTAGTCCTGCTATAAGAACAAGAAAAACTGCTGATATTTTCGCAGAGAACTTAAATTATAAAAAAACTATAATGCTAAATGAAGTTCTATATATGGCTTTTGTAAATGAATTAATAGAAACTATCACTTATACTTATGATAGTGTTGATAATCTTCTTGTAATTGGACATAATCCATCATTAACTGCACTTGCAGTAACTCTTTTAGGTTTCAAAGAAAGAGTTGAAAATGGAGCTATATTACAAATAAACTTTGATTGTGATTCATGGATTGATATTGATAAGTCAAATGCAAAACTTGTAAAATATATAAAAATTGGTGATATTTAG
- a CDS encoding sensor domain-containing diguanylate cyclase, translated as MERNIIFFIRYAPLTILPLIVAGIFYIIISGYKIYIENSQLAYKESLIEREKAQVKTNVNLAVQIYKNQIFLTAKKEQHNKTFLNLLKSLNNKTNDYYFIFDTNGNVIIHSFLTHLEGENLFIFEDENYNKVIKQITTDYQKDRFLEYLWLNPKTNRLEDKISFVKQIPETNYILGSGFYISDIERQSRIKDIQDSSIYEENIYITLVIALIFIILAIILAFIISNILLRKFNFLVKQKNDLEKESLIDPLTKLNNRVYFSKTLDKYLNNIEEEVFSLIIFDIDDFKDINRDFSYDFGDNILKEISILTKNSLPNNVEIFRIGGDRFAIILPNTNLNESYILAKRLKNNCEGKIFDKVEKVTISLGIIEASVENSSHEILRKIELAIFKAKKDGKNRVIAYKN; from the coding sequence ATGGAAAGAAATATTATATTTTTTATAAGATATGCTCCTCTTACAATTTTACCTCTAATAGTTGCTGGGATTTTTTATATTATTATCTCTGGATACAAAATATATATTGAGAATAGCCAATTAGCATACAAAGAATCTCTTATAGAAAGAGAAAAAGCTCAAGTTAAAACAAATGTAAATTTAGCAGTTCAGATTTATAAAAATCAGATATTCTTAACAGCAAAAAAAGAACAACATAATAAAACTTTTTTAAATCTTTTAAAATCACTTAATAACAAAACAAATGACTACTATTTTATTTTTGATACAAACGGTAATGTAATTATTCACTCTTTTTTAACACATTTAGAAGGTGAAAATCTTTTTATATTTGAAGATGAAAACTACAATAAAGTAATAAAACAAATTACAACAGATTATCAAAAAGATAGATTTTTGGAATATCTTTGGCTAAATCCAAAAACAAATAGACTAGAAGATAAAATATCTTTTGTAAAACAAATACCAGAAACAAATTATATTTTAGGTAGTGGTTTTTATATAAGTGATATAGAAAGACAATCAAGAATTAAAGATATTCAAGATAGTTCAATCTATGAAGAAAATATTTATATTACTTTAGTTATTGCTCTTATTTTTATAATACTTGCAATAATTTTAGCATTTATAATCTCTAATATTTTATTAAGAAAATTTAACTTTTTAGTAAAACAAAAAAATGACTTAGAAAAAGAGTCTTTAATAGATCCCTTAACAAAACTAAACAATAGAGTTTATTTTTCTAAAACACTAGATAAATATCTAAATAATATTGAAGAAGAGGTGTTTTCTTTAATAATATTTGATATTGATGATTTTAAAGATATAAATAGAGATTTTTCATACGATTTTGGTGATAATATTTTAAAAGAGATATCAATACTTACAAAAAATTCTCTTCCAAATAATGTAGAAATTTTCAGAATTGGTGGAGATAGATTTGCAATAATCTTGCCAAACACAAATCTAAATGAAAGCTATATTTTAGCAAAAAGATTAAAAAACAATTGTGAAGGTAAGATATTTGACAAAGTAGAAAAAGTAACTATAAGTCTAGGTATTATTGAAGCTTCAGTAGAAAACAGTAGTCATGAAATATTAAGAAAAATAGAATTAGCTATATTTAAAGCAAAAAAAGATGGAAAAAATAGAGTTATAGCATACAAAAATTAG
- the htpX gene encoding zinc metalloprotease HtpX, giving the protein MEQIKTVFFLTLLTVLFVFIGFSFGGTNGMLIAFLIALAMNLYAYYFSDKHVLKRFNAIQIEDSRHPVYKITKKLVQKANLPMPKVYIIEDNIPNAFATGRNYENSAIAVTIGLYDLLNEDELEGVIAHELSHIKHHDILIGTIAAVFAGAIAMIANMMQFSSMTGNNRQNQNPIIMIIMAILLPLAASIIQMSVSRSREFMADEGAARMTKNLSGLQNALRKLENYASRGVVLNNANEETAHMFIVNPFSGVKSNFANLFRTHPKTADRIARLESLKREI; this is encoded by the coding sequence ATGGAACAGATAAAAACAGTCTTTTTTCTTACACTTCTTACAGTTCTTTTTGTGTTTATTGGATTTAGCTTTGGTGGAACAAATGGAATGCTAATAGCATTTTTAATAGCTTTAGCAATGAATCTTTATGCTTATTATTTTTCAGATAAACATGTATTAAAAAGGTTTAATGCAATACAGATTGAAGATTCAAGGCACCCTGTTTATAAAATTACTAAAAAGCTTGTTCAAAAAGCAAATCTTCCTATGCCAAAAGTTTATATAATAGAAGATAATATCCCAAATGCTTTTGCAACTGGAAGAAATTATGAGAATTCGGCAATTGCAGTTACTATTGGACTTTATGACTTATTAAATGAAGATGAACTAGAAGGTGTAATTGCTCATGAATTATCTCATATAAAACATCATGATATTTTAATAGGAACTATCGCAGCAGTTTTTGCAGGAGCTATTGCTATGATTGCAAATATGATGCAATTTAGTTCAATGACTGGAAATAATAGGCAAAATCAAAATCCAATTATTATGATAATTATGGCTATTTTACTTCCTCTTGCTGCTTCTATTATACAAATGAGTGTAAGTAGAAGTAGGGAGTTTATGGCAGATGAAGGGGCTGCTAGGATGACAAAAAATCTAAGTGGACTTCAAAATGCATTAAGAAAATTAGAAAACTATGCTTCAAGAGGAGTTGTTCTAAATAATGCCAATGAAGAAACAGCTCATATGTTTATAGTAAATCCATTTAGTGGAGTTAAATCAAATTTTGCTAATCTATTTAGAACGCACCCAAAAACAGCTGATAGAATAGCTAGACTAGAAAGTTTAAAAAGAGAAATTTAA
- a CDS encoding AAA family ATPase translates to MKLLSENYEQNFVKINFLERKKKIENKKTLIIGAYKVGKSYLIMDFISNFEKKELLYIDFSDLRNIDIEDELAHLQDFIDKHNISILVLDNFPYKYFPLNCENIVISSHKDINIEGFSKIYLGNLDFEEYLLFDNKQLNITSSFNSFLKFGNFAETIFLEENKRVQRVQEIIKQELKDNTEFMAFKLLLENIDEKKSIFQLFNSLKSKIKISKDRFYELCKNFEEQNIFFFVEKFNQKNSSKKIYSYNHALQSSFSFQKRFKQEFSNMIFLELNDRFKTIYYIDFIDFYIPEISTAILVIPFFNEATTQNLMKKVIKTCQEFNIKELEIVTISNSGKIKNSSIKIEIFSFFEWALS, encoded by the coding sequence ATGAAACTTCTAAGTGAAAACTATGAGCAAAATTTTGTAAAGATAAATTTTCTAGAACGAAAAAAGAAAATTGAAAATAAAAAAACTTTAATAATAGGTGCATATAAAGTAGGAAAAAGCTATCTTATTATGGATTTCATATCAAATTTTGAGAAAAAAGAGCTTTTGTATATTGATTTTTCTGATCTTAGAAATATAGATATTGAAGATGAATTAGCACATTTACAAGATTTTATAGACAAACATAATATATCTATTTTAGTTTTAGATAATTTTCCTTATAAATATTTTCCATTAAATTGTGAAAATATTGTAATTTCATCTCATAAAGATATAAATATTGAAGGATTTTCTAAAATTTATTTAGGAAATTTAGATTTTGAAGAGTATTTACTTTTTGATAATAAACAATTAAATATAACTTCTAGTTTTAATAGCTTTCTAAAATTTGGGAATTTTGCAGAAACTATCTTTTTAGAAGAGAATAAAAGAGTTCAAAGAGTTCAAGAAATTATAAAACAAGAATTAAAAGATAATACAGAATTTATGGCTTTTAAACTTCTTCTAGAAAATATTGATGAGAAAAAATCAATATTTCAACTATTTAATAGTTTAAAATCTAAAATAAAAATATCCAAAGATAGATTTTATGAGCTTTGCAAAAACTTTGAAGAGCAAAACATATTCTTTTTTGTAGAAAAGTTTAATCAAAAAAACTCTTCAAAAAAGATTTACTCTTATAATCATGCATTGCAAAGTTCTTTCTCTTTCCAAAAAAGATTTAAACAAGAGTTTTCAAATATGATTTTTTTAGAATTAAATGATAGATTTAAAACAATTTATTATATAGATTTTATTGATTTTTATATACCTGAAATATCAACGGCTATTTTAGTTATTCCATTTTTCAATGAGGCTACAACACAAAATCTCATGAAAAAAGTGATAAAAACTTGTCAAGAATTTAATATAAAAGAGCTAGAAATTGTAACTATCTCAAATAGTGGAAAAATCAAAAATAGCTCTATAAAAATAGAGATATTTTCTTTTTTTGAGTGGGCATTAAGCTAA
- the pdxA gene encoding 4-hydroxythreonine-4-phosphate dehydrogenase produces MSKNIPKIAISIGDLNGIGLEIALNSHNEIKKICSPIYCINKNLLEKASKLLKIKIPKDFSIFETKGYFEITPSKVSKNAGLYSFHSFIDAINLAKKKEVDAICTLPINKESWNKAKISYKGHTEVLRDIFKKDAIMMLGCSKMYVALFTEHIALKDIVKNISTKKLTKFFLDFHSCTNASKVAVLALNPHAGDGGVLGNDEKKIVKAIKKANSILEKDIFSNPLVPDTAFSPNSRKNYKYFIAMYHDQGLIPLKALYFDESINVSLNLPIIRTSVDHGTAFDIAYKNKQPNKTSYINAVKEAISLSKNR; encoded by the coding sequence ATGAGTAAAAATATTCCTAAAATTGCTATTAGTATTGGCGATTTAAATGGAATTGGATTAGAAATTGCTCTAAATTCACATAATGAAATTAAGAAAATTTGTTCTCCAATTTATTGCATAAATAAAAATTTATTAGAGAAAGCTTCAAAACTTTTAAAAATTAAAATTCCAAAAGATTTCTCTATTTTTGAAACTAAAGGATATTTTGAAATAACTCCTTCAAAAGTTTCAAAAAATGCAGGTTTATACTCGTTTCACTCATTTATTGATGCTATAAATTTAGCAAAAAAGAAAGAAGTAGATGCTATTTGTACACTTCCTATAAACAAAGAATCATGGAACAAAGCTAAGATATCTTATAAAGGTCATACAGAAGTTTTAAGAGATATATTTAAAAAAGATGCAATTATGATGCTTGGTTGTTCTAAAATGTATGTAGCTTTATTTACTGAACATATTGCATTGAAAGATATTGTAAAAAATATAAGTACAAAAAAACTTACAAAATTTTTCTTGGATTTTCACTCTTGTACCAATGCTTCAAAAGTAGCTGTATTAGCTCTAAATCCACATGCTGGAGATGGTGGTGTTTTAGGTAATGATGAGAAAAAGATAGTAAAAGCAATAAAAAAAGCTAACTCTATTTTAGAAAAAGATATTTTTTCTAATCCCTTAGTTCCTGATACTGCTTTTAGTCCTAATTCAAGAAAAAACTATAAATATTTTATAGCTATGTATCATGATCAAGGTTTAATACCATTAAAAGCTCTATATTTTGATGAAAGCATAAATGTAAGTTTAAATCTTCCTATAATTAGAACAAGTGTTGATCACGGAACTGCTTTTGATATAGCTTACAAGAATAAACAACCAAATAAGACAAGCTATATAAATGCAGTAAAAGAAGCTATTAGCTTAAGTAAAAACCGATGA
- a CDS encoding pyridoxine 5'-phosphate synthase: MLLGVNIDHIATLREARKINDPNPLDAVSICKLAGADQITIHLREDRRHIHDIDAKAIIEQSALPVNLECSINEDIIDIVCSLKPYRVTLVPENRDEVTTEGGLDLENHFDKINKTIEKLKENDIEVSLFIDPSHKAIELSNMLETDFVELHTGTYANIYAMLYSNLRNTQHSIKELELSKEELKSMLDKSLEDIKASSNFASNLGIKVAAGHGLNYQNVKNICEIKDIIELNIGQSIIARSVFTGLENAIKEMKSLINE, from the coding sequence ATGTTACTTGGTGTAAATATTGATCACATAGCAACTTTGAGAGAAGCTAGAAAAATAAATGATCCAAATCCACTTGATGCTGTAAGTATTTGTAAACTTGCAGGTGCAGATCAAATTACTATTCATTTAAGAGAAGATAGAAGACATATTCACGATATTGATGCAAAAGCTATAATAGAACAATCAGCTCTTCCTGTTAATCTTGAGTGCTCAATAAATGAAGATATTATTGATATTGTTTGTTCATTAAAACCTTATAGAGTTACTTTAGTTCCAGAAAATAGAGATGAAGTTACAACAGAAGGTGGACTTGATTTAGAAAATCACTTTGATAAAATTAATAAAACAATAGAAAAATTAAAAGAAAATGATATAGAAGTTTCACTTTTTATTGATCCTTCACATAAAGCAATAGAGTTATCAAATATGTTAGAAACAGATTTTGTGGAGCTTCATACAGGAACTTATGCAAATATTTATGCAATGCTCTACTCAAACCTAAGAAATACTCAACACTCAATAAAAGAACTTGAACTTAGTAAAGAAGAACTAAAATCTATGCTTGATAAAAGTTTAGAAGATATAAAAGCATCTTCAAATTTTGCTTCTAATTTAGGTATAAAAGTTGCAGCTGGTCATGGATTAAACTATCAAAATGTTAAAAATATCTGTGAAATTAAAGATATTATAGAGTTAAATATTGGGCAAAGTATTATTGCAAGATCTGTTTTTACAGGTCTAGAAAATGCTATAAAAGAGATGAAAAGCTTAATAAATGAGTAA